From Peromyscus maniculatus bairdii isolate BWxNUB_F1_BW_parent chromosome 8, HU_Pman_BW_mat_3.1, whole genome shotgun sequence, a single genomic window includes:
- the Snf8 gene encoding vacuolar-sorting protein SNF8 isoform X2: MSKQLDMFKTNLEEFASKHKQEIRKNPEFRVQFQDMCATIGVDPLASGKGFWSEMLGVGDFYYELGVQIIEVCLALKHRNGGLITLEELHQQVLKGRGKFAQDVSQDDLIRAIKKLKALGTGFGIIPVGGTYLIQSVPAELNMDHTVVLQLAEKNGYVTVSEIKASLKWETERARQVLEHLLKEGLAWLDLQAPGEAHYWLPALFTDLYSQEISAEEAREAFP; the protein is encoded by the exons ATGTCAAAACAGCTGGACATGTTTAAGACCAACCTAGAAGAATTTGCCAGCAAGCACAAGCAAGAGATCCGGAAGAACCCTGAGTTCCGAGTCCAGTTCCAAgacatgtgtgctaccattggGGTGGACCCTCTGGCCT cTGGCAAAGGGTTCTGGTCTGAGATGCTGGGCGTTGGGGACTTCTATTATGAGCTGGGTGTCCAGATTATTGAAGTGTGCCTGGCCCTGAAACATCGGAATGGAG GTCTGATAACTCTGGAGGAGCTACATCAGCAGGTGCTCAAAGGAAGGGGCAAGTTTGCCCAGGACGTCAGCCA AGACGACCTGATCAGAGCCATCAAGAAGCTGAAAGCACTGGGCACTGGCTTTGGCATCATCCCCGTGGGCGGCACTTACCTCATCCAGTCTGTTCCAGCTGAGCTCAACATGGATCACACTGTTGTGCTGCAGCTGGCGGAG aaaAATGGGTACGTGACTGTCAGTGAAATCAAAGCCAGTCTTAAATGGGAGACGGAGCGAGCGCGGCAAGTGCTG gAACACCTGCTGAAGGAAGGACTAGCTTGGCTGGACCTGCAGGCTCCAGGGGAGGCTCACTACTGGCTGCCAGCTCTCTTCACGGACCTCTACTCCCAGGAGATCTcagctgaggaggccagagaagccTTCCCTTGA